A stretch of the uncultured Desulfobacter sp. genome encodes the following:
- a CDS encoding nucleotide-binding protein has translation MNLELLSTDFEKVSYLQNILTDRATGSSPSDSEFQQLRYELLSNQKFSQYMPQWLKVHRNLNSFWNFIKKEYNSYQSRREFLANEFAPILNFLEFGQPPQQSPPSQQTFPTSQKASPPLTPQWPEPSKKIKTEVFIVHGHDNSAKQEVARFIEKIGLNAIILHEKASSGMTIIEKIEHYSSNADFAIVLYTPCDLGRLATDTKVQPKSRARQNVIFEHGYLMAKLGRKNVCALVKGDIETPNDISGVVYVQLDNAGAWKMELIKELKACDYNVTI, from the coding sequence ATGAACTTAGAACTTCTATCTACAGATTTTGAAAAAGTAAGTTATCTTCAAAATATATTGACAGACCGTGCGACTGGAAGTAGTCCGTCTGACTCGGAATTCCAGCAACTCAGATATGAGTTGCTAAGTAATCAAAAATTTTCACAATACATGCCACAATGGCTTAAAGTGCATAGAAACCTAAATTCATTTTGGAATTTTATTAAGAAAGAATACAACAGCTACCAATCTCGGAGAGAGTTTTTAGCAAATGAGTTTGCACCAATCCTAAACTTCTTGGAATTTGGGCAACCACCTCAGCAGTCACCTCCTTCTCAACAGACTTTTCCAACAAGTCAAAAAGCATCACCGCCCTTAACTCCTCAGTGGCCTGAACCTTCGAAAAAAATAAAAACAGAAGTTTTCATTGTTCATGGTCATGACAACTCAGCTAAACAAGAAGTTGCAAGATTTATAGAAAAAATTGGTCTTAACGCTATTATCTTACATGAAAAAGCCAGTAGCGGTATGACAATCATTGAAAAAATTGAGCATTATTCATCTAACGCTGATTTTGCAATAGTCCTCTACACACCTTGTGATCTCGGAAGGCTTGCTACAGATACAAAAGTACAACCTAAATCTAGAGCAAGACAAAATGTGATTTTTGAACATGGCTACTTAATGGCAAAACTAGGTAGAAAGAATGTATGTGCACTCGTAAAAGGCGATATTGAAACACCAAATGATATAAGCGGTGTCGTTTATGTTCAGTTAGACAATGCAGGAGCTTGGAAAATGGAACTCATAAAAGAGTTAAAAGCCTGCGATTATAACGTAACCATTTGA
- the tyrA gene encoding bifunctional chorismate mutase/prephenate dehydrogenase translates to MTKDNSSFEQQIKPLRDEIDDIDARIISLLSKRREQVEKIVGVKKAHKIPIYHPAREEDVISRLRGKAKDMNVDPDLVENLYRTIMHQSRKSQTRVSKTTLIRPQAKILIVGGAGEMGRLFVRFFTETGYQVDILDKNDWKQAQDLCGNADLVVVCVPIKVTVQVIEQLAPLMRPDAVLTDLTSVKRMPIEAMCRAHKGPVLGLHPLFGPTTDNLDKQIIAACAGQNEDACQWVIDQLVAWGAVVVEASAREHDQVMEIVQALRHFATFSFGSFLYRQGIPIKRTLEFSSPIYRLELGMVGRLFAQDPDLYAEIIFATPERRQLLKTFVESLNQFIDMLESGDKGAFIKEFEQIAEWFGPFGHQALRESTYFINKLIERF, encoded by the coding sequence ATGACCAAAGACAACTCCTCTTTTGAACAGCAAATCAAACCTCTTCGGGATGAAATTGATGACATTGATGCCCGAATTATCTCTTTACTAAGCAAACGCCGGGAACAAGTGGAAAAAATCGTAGGCGTTAAAAAAGCGCACAAGATACCCATTTACCATCCGGCCCGGGAAGAAGATGTGATATCCCGCCTGCGGGGAAAAGCCAAGGACATGAACGTGGACCCCGATCTGGTGGAAAATCTTTATAGAACCATCATGCACCAGTCCAGGAAAAGCCAGACCCGTGTGTCCAAAACCACGTTGATCCGGCCCCAGGCAAAAATCCTTATCGTGGGCGGTGCCGGAGAGATGGGCCGTCTGTTTGTCCGTTTTTTCACCGAAACCGGCTACCAGGTAGATATCCTGGATAAAAATGACTGGAAACAGGCACAAGACTTGTGTGGAAATGCCGACCTTGTGGTAGTCTGTGTTCCCATTAAGGTTACAGTCCAGGTCATTGAACAATTAGCCCCCCTGATGCGACCGGATGCGGTGCTCACGGATCTGACTTCGGTCAAAAGAATGCCCATTGAAGCCATGTGCCGGGCACACAAAGGCCCTGTACTGGGCCTGCACCCTCTTTTTGGACCCACGACAGACAACCTGGACAAGCAGATCATTGCGGCATGTGCCGGACAAAACGAGGATGCCTGTCAGTGGGTTATTGACCAGCTGGTGGCATGGGGTGCCGTGGTTGTTGAAGCGAGCGCACGGGAACATGACCAGGTCATGGAGATTGTCCAGGCCCTTCGGCATTTTGCTACCTTTAGTTTCGGCAGTTTTCTTTACCGCCAGGGCATTCCCATTAAACGCACCCTTGAATTTTCAAGCCCCATCTACCGCCTGGAGCTGGGTATGGTTGGCAGGCTTTTTGCCCAAGACCCTGATCTGTATGCTGAAATTATCTTTGCCACACCCGAGCGTCGCCAACTTTTAAAGACATTTGTTGAATCCTTGAACCAGTTCATAGATATGCTTGAATCCGGAGACAAAGGCGCGTTTATCAAGGAATTCGAGCAGATTGCCGAATGGTTCGGACCGTTTGGCCACCAGGCTCTGCGTGAAAGTACCTATTTTATCAACAAACTGATTGAACGATTTTAA
- a CDS encoding MBL fold metallo-hydrolase — MSTPYIPEDRFPIQVSPSVQVLGNYYFNLMLITGKDKSLLFEAGVSGMVDQVIRQLDELEISPDIIVVSHPHADHVTGLPGLADRFKNARIIAGTGAKKFMTHPKAAPALIAEDRFVSRRLGQEGLTPARPSLDAPPDVNRIEEIDCPARLDLGGGVFFDLLPATGHSPAALMGVAVPDQVLCSSDALGFHYPGRDFWPLFFTGAADYLDTIKQIRTLAPKIICPAHHGPIMADNVSSALETAESRTLEIIKMIKTTPLDDQELVTKLFNMSYKDEFCLYTKENVTNCAGLLVKRAREFNAPS; from the coding sequence ATGTCAACCCCATACATACCCGAAGACCGGTTTCCCATACAGGTGAGCCCCAGCGTACAGGTGCTCGGCAACTACTACTTCAACCTCATGCTGATCACGGGCAAAGATAAGAGCCTGCTGTTTGAGGCTGGTGTTTCAGGTATGGTGGATCAAGTCATCCGGCAGCTGGATGAACTTGAAATTTCCCCGGACATTATCGTTGTCAGCCATCCCCATGCAGACCATGTAACCGGCCTGCCCGGTTTGGCTGACCGGTTCAAAAATGCCCGGATCATTGCGGGAACCGGGGCCAAAAAATTTATGACCCATCCCAAAGCAGCGCCGGCACTGATCGCCGAGGACCGGTTCGTATCCCGGCGCCTGGGCCAAGAAGGGTTAACACCTGCGCGCCCCAGCCTTGATGCCCCGCCGGATGTCAACCGCATTGAAGAGATTGACTGCCCTGCCCGCCTGGATCTGGGCGGCGGTGTCTTTTTTGATCTACTGCCGGCAACGGGCCACTCCCCGGCGGCATTGATGGGCGTTGCCGTGCCGGACCAAGTGCTATGCTCTTCCGATGCTTTAGGGTTCCACTATCCGGGGAGGGATTTCTGGCCCCTGTTTTTCACGGGCGCGGCAGACTACCTTGACACCATCAAACAGATCAGGACGCTGGCCCCCAAAATCATCTGTCCGGCCCACCATGGACCTATCATGGCCGACAACGTTTCTTCGGCCCTGGAAACAGCCGAATCCAGGACACTTGAAATCATAAAAATGATAAAGACCACCCCCCTCGATGATCAGGAACTGGTCACAAAACTATTCAACATGTCCTATAAAGACGAATTCTGTCTATACACCAAAGAAAACGTCACAAACTGTGCCGGGCTGCTGGTCAAACGGGCCAGAGAATTTAACGCGCCTTCGTAA
- a CDS encoding GNAT family N-acetyltransferase, protein MGLKSLAPQLPVGRKNPNEMVMTIIRNATKSDINSIVAIHAESWRNTYSDELPSKFLTEQLDKEFERHWNEIQIKNEDIVLVAEKDSIVGFVAVWCHPIPFIDNLHVTTSQRSKNIGSTLMKAVANELMKKKHNTAYLWVFESNKKAIRFYERLGGVQAQQTMKNVFGYDVLCRKIEWNNLSTILEHT, encoded by the coding sequence TTGGGTTTAAAAAGCCTGGCCCCTCAGCTCCCCGTTGGGCGCAAAAATCCAAACGAAATGGTTATGACAATAATTCGAAACGCAACAAAATCCGATATAAATAGCATTGTGGCTATTCATGCAGAAAGTTGGCGAAACACCTACTCGGATGAATTGCCGTCAAAATTTTTAACAGAACAACTTGATAAAGAATTTGAACGCCATTGGAATGAAATCCAAATAAAGAATGAAGATATCGTATTGGTGGCGGAGAAAGATTCTATTGTGGGGTTTGTAGCCGTTTGGTGTCATCCTATTCCATTTATTGATAATTTGCATGTAACAACTTCTCAGAGATCAAAGAATATTGGATCCACCTTAATGAAGGCCGTTGCAAACGAATTGATGAAGAAAAAACATAACACAGCATATCTTTGGGTTTTTGAAAGCAACAAAAAAGCCATACGTTTTTATGAACGACTCGGAGGTGTTCAAGCGCAACAAACAATGAAAAATGTATTCGGATATGATGTCCTATGCCGAAAAATTGAATGGAATAATTTATCAACCATTCTTGAACATACGTGA
- the yddG gene encoding aromatic amino acid DMT transporter YddG: MAKQNDSGKAAFAATIGGLFAILLWSFTIAFTRSISEHLGPVYGAGYVYLISAVFGLINVLRSSKQRRKLTNLPQRYLWGCGSLFVGYMLFLFLAVGLAENRSQSLEIGLINYLWPALILVFSVPILKNKASWLLLPGTGLALFGVFLVVTGGGGHTWHTIFNNLSANPMAYLLALFAALSWGLYSNLTRKWVGPDQAGGAVPFFLAATAVALFFMNFFVNEPRNWSLQVAGEVAALAFVTLMAYSLWDNAMRKGNTIFLAASSYMTPLLSTIVSCIYLCVAPTPSLWIGCGLLIAGSLISWVSVTKERN; this comes from the coding sequence ATGGCAAAACAAAACGATTCGGGCAAGGCCGCTTTTGCGGCAACGATAGGCGGGCTTTTCGCTATTTTATTGTGGAGTTTCACCATTGCGTTTACCCGCAGTATCTCTGAGCATCTTGGCCCGGTTTACGGCGCAGGATATGTGTATCTCATCAGTGCCGTATTCGGCTTGATCAATGTATTGAGATCTTCAAAACAGCGACGCAAACTGACGAATCTGCCGCAACGGTATCTTTGGGGCTGCGGATCTCTTTTTGTGGGGTACATGCTGTTTCTGTTCCTTGCTGTGGGTCTGGCTGAAAACCGCAGTCAATCTCTGGAGATCGGGTTGATCAATTATCTGTGGCCGGCATTGATACTGGTGTTTTCCGTCCCCATTTTAAAAAATAAAGCCAGTTGGCTGCTGTTGCCAGGCACTGGCCTGGCACTGTTCGGGGTGTTCCTGGTCGTGACCGGTGGCGGCGGTCACACATGGCATACGATTTTCAATAATCTTTCCGCCAATCCAATGGCGTATCTGTTGGCCCTGTTTGCAGCACTTTCCTGGGGGCTTTATTCCAATCTCACTAGAAAATGGGTGGGTCCGGACCAGGCCGGGGGCGCTGTCCCCTTTTTTCTGGCTGCTACCGCGGTCGCCCTGTTTTTCATGAATTTTTTTGTGAACGAGCCCCGAAATTGGAGTCTTCAGGTGGCAGGGGAGGTGGCGGCCTTGGCGTTTGTTACCTTAATGGCCTACAGCCTGTGGGACAATGCCATGCGAAAAGGCAATACCATTTTTCTTGCGGCAAGTTCATACATGACCCCGCTTTTATCCACGATAGTCTCCTGCATCTACCTTTGTGTGGCACCCACCCCCTCTTTGTGGATCGGGTGCGGCCTGCTTATTGCCGGATCTTTGATAAGTTGGGTTTCTGTAACCAAAGAAAGAAATTGA
- a CDS encoding type II toxin-antitoxin system Phd/YefM family antitoxin: protein MQRLRIDQDIKPLSEVRTGIASFIKQVHDTKRPVVITQHGKGVAVLLDVNEYESMQEKMELLTDIQTSINQIDNGEGVEHDEAKEMIMQRIFK, encoded by the coding sequence ATGCAAAGATTAAGGATAGACCAAGATATTAAACCTCTCTCGGAAGTTCGAACCGGGATTGCGTCATTTATTAAACAAGTTCACGATACCAAAAGGCCGGTTGTCATTACCCAGCATGGAAAAGGGGTTGCAGTTCTTTTAGATGTCAATGAATATGAGTCAATGCAAGAAAAGATGGAGCTTCTGACAGACATACAAACTTCAATCAACCAGATAGACAATGGAGAAGGAGTCGAACACGATGAAGCAAAAGAAATGATTATGCAACGGATTTTTAAATGA
- a CDS encoding NAD(P)/FAD-dependent oxidoreductase — MLKLGEKGAILQNDNETYAIAPHIPCGVITPDMLRKIADVSEKYNAKALKLTGATRITIVGLKEEDIDSVWQDLELDKGAAVGMCIRSVRACPGTTFCKLGKQDALGVGMEMDKQYHAMELPGKFKIAVSGCKLSCSESWVRDLGLIGEADGWTIVIGGNVGSSPRIAQKVAEGLSTEQAMDACQRIVEYYKENAKKGERLGKMIERIGLEPFEQVIKG, encoded by the coding sequence ATGCTCAAACTTGGTGAAAAGGGAGCCATCCTCCAAAATGACAACGAAACCTATGCCATTGCCCCTCATATCCCATGCGGGGTTATTACACCGGATATGCTTAGAAAAATTGCTGATGTATCAGAAAAATATAATGCAAAAGCACTCAAGCTGACCGGGGCCACCCGTATTACCATTGTAGGACTCAAAGAAGAGGACATTGATTCAGTCTGGCAGGACTTGGAACTTGACAAGGGAGCTGCCGTGGGTATGTGCATCCGTTCGGTACGCGCCTGTCCCGGGACCACCTTTTGCAAACTCGGCAAACAGGACGCCTTGGGCGTGGGTATGGAAATGGACAAACAATACCATGCCATGGAACTGCCGGGTAAATTCAAAATCGCGGTTTCCGGATGCAAACTCTCCTGCTCCGAATCCTGGGTCAGGGACCTTGGACTCATCGGAGAAGCCGACGGTTGGACCATTGTCATCGGCGGCAACGTAGGATCGAGTCCTAGAATTGCCCAGAAAGTGGCTGAAGGGCTGAGCACCGAACAGGCCATGGATGCCTGTCAACGCATTGTTGAATACTACAAGGAAAATGCCAAAAAAGGGGAGCGCCTGGGAAAAATGATCGAACGTATCGGCCTTGAACCCTTTGAGCAGGTTATTAAAGGTTAA
- a CDS encoding DMT family transporter: protein MFNGMLPRMDRKSILGYLAVFASAFCFYMSTVVIKWSAMAGLHIRTSMFTLSRFSLGFIVVCIIIALGSHKIRVVKKRFLVGRALLNTMAVFCFFKGVAHSSVAQANILNMTFPLFIALFSWFFFKSQRDLGTVAIVLVAFAGVYMILMPSDTHFSLGALWGLASGVIAAFAIIILNMARQDHDTLTILFFMFGLGGIVVFSLFFHEMQLPNTLEMKYLFWCSAIAIAGQFLLTQGFKYVTAIEGGIIASTRIFLAAILGPFLVMDPALSWAGWGGALLIFTGNVLLTVKKVRKFTGRSSDDSTSCQVVTKAR from the coding sequence ATGTTTAACGGTATGCTGCCCAGGATGGATCGCAAGTCAATTTTAGGATATCTGGCGGTGTTTGCATCAGCCTTTTGTTTTTATATGTCCACCGTGGTGATCAAGTGGTCGGCCATGGCCGGGCTTCATATCCGCACCTCCATGTTCACCTTGTCCCGGTTCAGTTTGGGATTTATCGTTGTCTGCATTATCATTGCCCTGGGCAGTCATAAAATCCGGGTGGTCAAAAAAAGATTTCTGGTGGGCAGGGCGCTGCTCAATACCATGGCTGTTTTCTGTTTTTTCAAGGGTGTGGCCCATAGCAGCGTGGCCCAGGCCAATATTTTAAATATGACTTTTCCTTTGTTTATTGCCCTGTTTTCATGGTTTTTTTTCAAGTCCCAAAGGGATTTGGGGACGGTTGCGATTGTCCTGGTGGCCTTTGCCGGGGTCTATATGATTTTAATGCCGTCAGATACACATTTTTCTCTGGGGGCGTTGTGGGGGCTGGCTTCGGGGGTTATCGCAGCCTTTGCCATTATTATATTGAACATGGCCCGGCAGGACCACGACACCCTGACCATTTTGTTTTTTATGTTCGGCCTTGGCGGAATTGTGGTGTTCTCTCTTTTTTTTCATGAAATGCAACTGCCCAATACCCTTGAAATGAAATATCTTTTCTGGTGTTCGGCCATTGCCATTGCCGGGCAGTTCCTGTTGACCCAGGGATTTAAATATGTCACGGCCATTGAAGGAGGCATCATCGCTTCAACCCGGATCTTTTTGGCGGCAATCCTGGGGCCCTTCCTTGTCATGGACCCGGCGCTCTCCTGGGCAGGGTGGGGCGGGGCGTTGCTGATTTTCACCGGCAACGTGCTTTTGACCGTTAAAAAAGTGCGCAAGTTTACCGGACGTTCTTCTGACGACTCCACGTCTTGTCAGGTTGTTACGAAGGCGCGTTAA
- a CDS encoding integron integrase, which translates to MKHSKLADVRKRHTAVLEQLLVELRTRRYSIRTEQSYESWVTRFISFSGNREPEKLGSGEVVSFLQHLAVQRNVAESTQNQALNALVFFYGKVLKQPLGDIGNFVRAKRPKRLPVVLTRSEVTNILEQMAGRQKLMASLLYGTGMRLMDCVRLRVQDIDFGYQQIVIRDGKGKKDRVVPLPERLVDKLKTHLELVHEMHKADLEKGLGETYLPDALDRKYPNGAKEWGWQYVFPSGRLSVDPRSGKTRRHHIHENGLQKAIKKAAHQANMTKRVNCHALRHSFATHLLESGYDIRTVQELLGHADVSTTMIYTHVLNRGGKGVKSPLDGL; encoded by the coding sequence ATAAAGCATTCAAAACTTGCCGACGTTCGGAAACGTCATACAGCTGTTCTGGAACAGCTACTGGTGGAGTTGCGGACAAGACGGTATTCCATAAGGACCGAGCAATCTTACGAATCTTGGGTAACCCGCTTTATCTCCTTTAGCGGAAACCGGGAACCGGAAAAGCTCGGCAGTGGAGAGGTTGTCAGTTTCCTGCAGCACCTTGCCGTTCAGCGAAATGTTGCGGAAAGCACCCAGAATCAGGCGTTGAATGCGTTGGTCTTCTTTTATGGCAAAGTGCTCAAACAGCCCCTGGGTGACATTGGTAATTTTGTACGGGCTAAACGCCCCAAACGTTTGCCGGTAGTTTTAACCCGCAGCGAAGTCACAAACATTCTTGAGCAAATGGCCGGCAGGCAAAAGCTGATGGCGTCCCTGCTTTACGGTACGGGCATGCGCTTAATGGATTGTGTCAGACTCAGGGTCCAGGACATTGATTTCGGATACCAGCAAATTGTGATCAGGGACGGAAAAGGAAAAAAGGACCGTGTGGTACCCTTGCCTGAACGGCTTGTAGACAAGCTTAAAACCCATCTTGAGCTGGTGCATGAGATGCACAAGGCAGATCTGGAAAAAGGATTGGGCGAGACCTATCTACCCGATGCCCTTGACCGGAAATATCCCAATGGCGCAAAAGAGTGGGGATGGCAGTATGTATTTCCCAGCGGCCGGCTTTCCGTTGATCCAAGGAGCGGGAAAACCCGCCGCCACCATATCCATGAAAACGGTCTTCAAAAAGCCATAAAAAAGGCGGCCCATCAGGCGAATATGACCAAACGGGTAAATTGCCACGCACTGCGCCACAGTTTTGCCACGCATCTGCTTGAAAGCGGTTATGATATCCGTACGGTCCAGGAGTTGCTCGGCCATGCAGATGTCTCTACAACCATGATTTACACACATGTACTCAATCGCGGCGGCAAAGGCGTCAAAAGCCCTCTGGATGGATTATAA
- a CDS encoding sigma-54 dependent transcriptional regulator: MSEKTVLVVDDDTAHATMLKTLMKGWGYAVQVALDGDEGVDAVTNTPFGLVLMDMKMVKMSGMEALAKIHAFNPALPVIIMTAYSSVDTAVQALKIGAYDYLTKPLDFDKLKLTVDRVFERLHLKNENQDLKKQLETSSFHHDILGKSPAMKALLDTIHMVAPTDANVLVTGESGTGKELVAAALHNNSMRRQHPYIRINCAAITETLLESELFGHERGAFTGADKKRKGKFLLADKGSILLDEIGEMSLAMQAKLLRVIQEKEIAPVGSEKTLAVDVRVIAATNRDLKVMSGEKEFREDLYYRLNVVNIAIPPLRRRPEDIPELAMHFLDEFARKNRRDIKGFSPNAMDTLIRYEWPGNVRELMNAVERGVVMARADYLRRSDLSFISDDEPEQIREADLNLENMALAKVEERAILSTLAAAGGNKSEAARRLGITRKTLLKKLKQYGNEDNC, from the coding sequence ATGAGTGAGAAGACAGTACTGGTGGTGGATGATGATACAGCCCATGCCACCATGCTTAAAACCCTGATGAAAGGGTGGGGATATGCCGTTCAGGTCGCCCTGGACGGAGATGAGGGGGTGGATGCGGTGACAAACACCCCTTTTGGTTTGGTGCTTATGGATATGAAAATGGTGAAAATGTCCGGCATGGAAGCCCTGGCCAAAATTCATGCCTTTAATCCGGCCCTGCCCGTGATCATAATGACCGCCTATTCTTCGGTGGACACGGCTGTCCAAGCACTGAAAATCGGGGCCTATGATTACCTGACCAAACCCCTGGATTTTGACAAGTTGAAACTCACCGTGGACCGGGTGTTTGAACGTCTCCACCTGAAGAATGAAAATCAGGATTTGAAAAAACAATTGGAAACCAGTTCCTTTCACCACGATATTCTAGGCAAAAGTCCTGCCATGAAGGCGTTGCTGGATACTATACACATGGTGGCCCCTACCGATGCCAATGTACTTGTTACAGGGGAGTCGGGTACGGGAAAGGAACTTGTGGCCGCGGCACTGCACAACAACAGTATGCGACGGCAGCATCCTTATATTCGGATTAATTGTGCCGCCATCACCGAAACCCTTCTGGAATCCGAACTGTTCGGCCATGAGCGGGGCGCATTTACCGGAGCGGATAAAAAACGCAAGGGTAAATTTCTTTTGGCGGACAAGGGTAGTATCCTGTTGGACGAAATCGGCGAGATGAGCCTTGCCATGCAGGCAAAATTGCTGCGGGTCATCCAGGAAAAAGAGATTGCACCCGTGGGTTCGGAAAAGACCCTTGCTGTGGATGTCCGGGTGATTGCCGCCACAAACAGGGATTTGAAAGTCATGTCCGGTGAAAAAGAGTTCAGAGAGGACCTTTATTACCGGCTTAATGTGGTAAACATTGCAATCCCACCGTTGCGCAGGCGTCCCGAGGATATCCCGGAACTTGCCATGCACTTTCTGGATGAGTTTGCCCGTAAAAACCGAAGGGATATCAAGGGCTTCTCACCCAATGCCATGGATACCCTGATCCGGTATGAGTGGCCCGGCAATGTCCGTGAACTGATGAACGCCGTGGAGCGCGGTGTGGTCATGGCCAGGGCCGATTATCTTCGCCGGTCTGATCTCTCTTTTATTTCGGATGATGAGCCCGAACAGATCCGGGAAGCGGATTTAAATCTTGAAAATATGGCCCTGGCCAAGGTGGAGGAACGGGCTATCTTGTCCACCCTGGCGGCTGCCGGGGGTAATAAAAGCGAAGCGGCCCGAAGGCTTGGCATTACCCGGAAAACATTGCTTAAAAAACTTAAGCAATACGGAAATGAGGATAATTGTTAA
- the ltrA gene encoding group II intron reverse transcriptase/maturase, giving the protein MGDTQRSQTISTHSRKIASQTAMKFKGNIKERISETPPILVPESSLVRIRSLAKENPQMTFTSLAHKLDLFLLNKSFRQLRKNSATGVDKVTVEEYSAHLDENLYNLHLRLKRGQYAALPVKRIWINKEDGKKRPIGITALEDKIVQKAVTTILSEVYEPLFYDFSHGFRSKHSQHLAIAEIREKCYALNTNWILSADITGLFDNIDHNLLRDLVRTRANDKGILRLIGKWLKAGVLESEIIEYPDKGTPQGGVISPILSNIFLHYVLDDWFAKVVQPRLKGKSFLIRFADDFIVGLQLESDARRLLAILPKRFNRYSLELHPKKTQLIAFGKPALQGKPQGTFDFLGFTYYWGKSLKGNWVIKKKTARKRRNRFMQMLWSWCKKHRHDSIRSQQETLSSKLMGFYQYFGVRSNFKVLEVVYEYAATAWKHWLGQRHRNGRLSYKKFSRLLAGFPLARPRIVHNV; this is encoded by the coding sequence ATGGGAGATACACAGAGATCACAAACCATATCAACGCACAGCCGGAAAATTGCGTCGCAGACTGCTATGAAATTCAAGGGAAACATAAAAGAACGGATATCCGAAACTCCACCCATACTGGTGCCGGAGTCGTCACTTGTCCGTATCAGGTCGCTGGCAAAAGAGAATCCGCAGATGACGTTTACATCTCTGGCTCATAAACTCGACCTGTTCCTGTTGAACAAATCGTTTCGACAACTGCGTAAAAACAGTGCCACCGGAGTAGACAAGGTCACGGTTGAAGAATATTCAGCTCACCTTGATGAGAACCTCTATAATTTGCACTTGCGGCTGAAAAGAGGTCAGTACGCAGCACTGCCGGTGAAACGTATCTGGATAAACAAGGAAGACGGAAAAAAGCGGCCAATAGGCATCACGGCATTGGAGGACAAGATAGTCCAAAAGGCTGTGACAACCATTCTCAGTGAAGTTTATGAACCGTTGTTTTATGATTTTTCCCACGGTTTCCGATCCAAGCACAGCCAGCATCTGGCCATTGCCGAGATAAGAGAGAAATGCTACGCACTGAATACCAATTGGATTTTAAGCGCAGATATTACCGGACTATTTGATAATATAGACCATAACCTGCTCCGGGATCTGGTTCGAACCCGGGCAAACGACAAAGGAATCCTGCGGCTGATCGGCAAATGGCTGAAAGCCGGGGTACTCGAAAGTGAAATCATAGAGTACCCGGACAAGGGAACGCCCCAGGGCGGAGTGATTTCACCGATACTCAGTAATATCTTCCTGCACTACGTGCTGGACGACTGGTTTGCAAAAGTGGTTCAACCGCGGTTGAAGGGTAAAAGCTTTCTGATCAGGTTTGCCGATGACTTCATTGTTGGACTTCAGCTGGAATCAGATGCCAGGAGACTGTTGGCAATACTGCCAAAGCGGTTCAACCGTTATTCTCTTGAACTTCATCCCAAAAAGACGCAACTGATTGCATTCGGAAAACCGGCTCTGCAGGGCAAACCACAGGGGACGTTTGACTTCCTTGGGTTTACCTATTACTGGGGCAAAAGCCTTAAAGGCAATTGGGTGATCAAGAAGAAAACCGCCCGCAAACGGCGCAATCGGTTCATGCAGATGCTGTGGAGTTGGTGCAAGAAGCACAGACATGACTCCATACGCAGTCAGCAGGAAACGTTGAGCAGCAAGTTGATGGGATTTTATCAATACTTCGGAGTAAGGAGCAATTTTAAGGTGCTGGAGGTGGTTTACGAATACGCTGCCACAGCTTGGAAACACTGGCTTGGACAAAGGCATCGGAACGGGAGGTTGAGCTATAAAAAGTTCAGCAGACTTCTTGCCGGATTTCCTCTAGCCAGACCCCGGATTGTTCACAATGTCTGA
- a CDS encoding type II toxin-antitoxin system RelE/ParE family toxin: MKIIWSPLAIDRVAEIANYIAKDKPTAAENWVDKIFSKVESLASSPKSGRIVPEINKDQYREIIYGNYRIVYRIEEKRISILTVRHGKQLLPIEEILA; this comes from the coding sequence ATGAAAATAATCTGGTCTCCATTGGCTATCGATAGAGTAGCCGAAATTGCAAACTACATAGCAAAAGATAAACCAACTGCCGCTGAAAATTGGGTGGACAAAATATTTTCAAAAGTTGAAAGTTTAGCATCGTCTCCTAAATCAGGAAGAATTGTTCCTGAAATCAACAAAGATCAATATAGAGAAATAATCTATGGGAATTACAGAATAGTGTATCGGATTGAAGAAAAACGAATATCTATTTTGACCGTTCGCCATGGTAAGCAATTACTGCCAATTGAAGAAATATTGGCATAA